One window of the Macrobrachium nipponense isolate FS-2020 chromosome 22, ASM1510439v2, whole genome shotgun sequence genome contains the following:
- the LOC135198321 gene encoding trichohyalin-like, with the protein MALMAGALALLLAVYWKPKLIGCDDLDHDEDDQEVPTLDSILETEDLECSEEEEEVEEPDRYNDDDDVEELDSSDADSDEDVEEEEEEVETEFDSSDTDSDEDVEEEEEEEEEVEEEFDSSDFDEDVEEEEVEEELDSYDDDEKEEKEEEEEEEILETEEQLETTEVKEEEEDELERLLHEAKKEIERLQNQILEKDLLIQKKAAEETEMDLLIQKKAAEEAEMKKENEVLNIEKERLQYQNRKLEEECKLALGCADVIGNLHKELIDEITSLENRLAEKDRMLRKRDVEDRELRSYFQQTIVEKDKELESTLEMANKISRELKEMETINEALASEKECLKRANKDYRNALVEKEREVNHLQDLMIHKAAEAEKDQRQIRILESQILDMKEDHIALQRQLELTKSENSRLEELTTCYKGQLAACHGNVAKLEDKNCELEKNLANETQTNISLRNEVLISNDRVQSLQSTLRHKESRLVSAAEALNTERAKNEITGAELEVMKNWVSELGGENAKIKEEIGDAILVITSLKKELGEELKRTQILMQEIQAMKNWVSELGGQNAEIKEDLEDKCLEITFLSKELRDEKKQTQILRDEVQVMRNWVSELGGENATIKEALEQALLEETTLKKSLVNEKRNALHHRNEMETLLQEERKRGNRMETSLRTVKLELHSKQQLIENFLNTERKFILEKQELEDKLEVALNRGKELERESSEMILHYQEKLRDKDNEKDKVNERKEQLQKNLESAMYQQQNLESSLKLAEREICSLKKAENTNLQELEHLRDECERLREKCRIQDENVIKERKRVREHLRMQEEELRNHDKYMLMALLHGTAQRNFYLEHKALDHTNKDLDNETLKNSEEENKCLDQEEDLQQQLRKVEEDQYREYCNAQREKKDYGKQWEVLTQMVEDLIEGDDQENC; encoded by the coding sequence ATGGCTTTGATGGCAGGGGCTCTGGCGCTGCTCTTGGCTGTTTACTGGAAGCCTAAACTCATTGGATGCGATGACCTTGATCATGACGAAGACGACCAGGAAGTGCCCACTTTGGATTCAATTCTGGAAACCGAGGATCTGGAAtgttctgaggaggaggaggaggtggaagaaccTGACagatataatgatgatgatgatgtggaaGAACTTGACAGCTCTGATGCTGATTCTGATGAGgatgtagaggaggaggaggaggaggtggagacaGAATTCGACAGCTCTGATACTGATTCTGATGAGgacgtagaggaggaggaggaggaggaggaggaggtggaggaagaatTTGACAGCTCTGATTTTGATGAGgacgtggaggaggaggaggtggaggaagaacTCGACAGCTATGACGACgatgaaaaggaagagaaagaggaggaggaagaagaagaaattttggAAACAGAGGAACAGCTCGAAACCACCGaggtaaaggaggaggaggaggatgaactgGAACGCCTGTTGCACGAGGCAAAGAAAGAAATCGAGAGGCTTCAGAACCAAATTTTGGAAAAGGATCTTCTGATACAAAAGAAAGCAGCTGAGGAAACCGAAATGGATCTTCTGATACAAAAGAAAGCTGCTGAGGAAGccgaaatgaaaaaagaaaacgagGTTCTGAACATCGAAAAGGAACGGCTGCAGTATCAAAATCGAAAGCTGGAGGAAGAATGCAAACTGGCTTTAGGCTGCGCCGATGTCATAGGAAACTTACATAAAGAACTGATAGATGAAATAACGTCTCTGGAGAATCGATTGGCGGAGAAAGATCGCATGTTGAGGAAGAGGGATGTTGAAGACAGAGAACTACGAAGTTATTTCCAGCAAACGATTGTTGAGAAAGACAAGGAACTGGAGAGCACTTTGGAGATGGCAAATAAAATAAGCCGTGAACTGAAGGAAATGGAAACAATCAATGAAGCACTTGCTTCAGAGAAGGAATGTCTAAAGAGGGCAAATAAAGACTACAGGAATGCCTTGgtcgagaaggagagagaagtaaACCACTTGCAGGACTTGATGATACACAAAGCTGCAGAAGCTGAGAAGGACCAAAGGCAAATCAGAATATTAGAAAGTCAGATTTTGGACATGAAAGAGGACCACATCGCTCTCCAAAGACAACTAGAGCTCACAAAATCAGAAAATTCCAGACTTGAGGAGCTGACTACTTGCTACAAAGGTCAACTTGCAGCTTGCCACGGAAATGTAGCCAAGCTTGAAGACAAAAATTGTGAGCTCGAGAAGAACCTTGCAAATGAGACCCAGACTAATATCAGCCTTCGGAATGAGGTCCTGATATCAAATGACAGAGTTCAGTCCCTACAGTCAACGTTGCGCCATAAAGAATCTCGACTGGTCTCGGCAGCAGAGGCTCTAAACACTGAAAGAGCAAAAAATGAGATCACTGGCGCAGAACTTGAAGTCATGAAAAACTGGGTATCAGAATTAGGAGGTGAGAATGCCAAGATTAAGGAAGAGATAGGAGATGCAATCTTGGTAATTACTTCACTGAAGAAAGAATTGGgagaagaattgaagaggaccCAAATTTTGATGCAAGAAATCCAGGCAATGAAGAACTGGGTATCAGAACTAGGAGGACAAAATGCCGAGATTAAGGAAGATTTAGAAGATAAGTGCCTGGAGATTACTTTCCTCTCGAAAGAGTTAAGAGACGAAAAGAAGCAGACCCAAATTCTGAGGGATGAAGTCCAGGTAATGAGGAACTGGGTCTCTGAATTAGGAGGAGAAAACGCCACCATTAAAGAAGCCTTAGAACAAGCGCTCCTGGAAGAGACCACACTCAAGAAGTCTTTGGTAAACGAGAAAAGGAATGCTCTCCATCACAGGAACGAAATGGAGACTCTATtgcaagaagaaaggaaaagaggcaacagaatggAGACATCACTAAGAACAGTAAAATTGGAGCTCCACAGCAAGCAACAGCTGATAGAGAATTTCTTAAACACAGAACGAAAATTCATACTGGAGAAACAAGAACTGGAAGACAAACTAGAAGTTGCCCTCAATCGTGGAAAGGAGCTTGAGAGAGAAAGCAGTGAAATGATACTGCATTACCAGGAGAAGCTCAGGGATAAGGACAATGAAAAGGACAAGGTAAATGAACGGAAGGAACAGCTGCAGAAGAACTTGGAAAGTGCTATGTACCAACAGCAGAACTTAGAGTCTTCTTTAAAGCTTGCAGAAAGAGAGATCTGCTCTTTGAAGAAGGCAGAAAACACAAACCTCCAAGAACTGGAACACCTTAGGGATGAATGTGAAAGATTGAGAGAAAAGTGCAGGATTCAAGACGAAAATGTAATTAAAGAACGAAAACGTGTCAGGGAGCACCTAAGGATGCAGGAGGAAGAACTGAGAAATCATGATAAGTACATGTTAATGGCACTCCTCCATGGGACTGCCCAGAGAAACTTCTATTTGGAACACAAAGCACTGGACCATACAAATAAAGACCTAGACAATGAAAccctgaaaaacagtgaagaagaAAACAAGTGCCTGGACCAAGAAGAGGACCTACAGCAACAACTGAGGAAAGTAGAAGAGGATCAGTACAGGGAGTACTGCAACGcccaaagagagaagaaagactATGGAAAACAGTGGGAGGTCCTTACACAGATGGTGGAGGATTTAATTGAGGGAGATGACCAAGAGAATTGCTGA